From a single Solanum dulcamara chromosome 4, daSolDulc1.2, whole genome shotgun sequence genomic region:
- the LOC129886180 gene encoding probable 3-hydroxyisobutyrate dehydrogenase-like 1, mitochondrial has protein sequence MNFLLKKKIKKINLLFSMTHNISSSFPKFVRLLRILPHHHYHCRYAPQNIFTISAAIYLRRTMATAVDPSNTRLGWIGTGVMGRSMCAHLINAGYTLTVFTRTPSKAQELISMGAHWVDTPKAVASQSDVVFSIVGYPSDVRQVILDSNSGALSGLRRGGVIIDMTTSEPSLAVEIHSAASAAGCSSIDAPVSGGDRGARSASLSIFAGGEESVVQRLNPLFNLLGKVYYMGAPGKGQFTKLGNQVVIASSMVGLCEGLIYAHKAGLDLNQFLNAISTGAAGSKSLDLYGSRILSRDLEPGFYVNHFVKDLGICLRECQNMGLALPGLALAQQLYLSLKAHGEGDLGTQALILALERINNLSLQSDASAIGKP, from the coding sequence ATGAACTTCctccttaaaaaaaaaataaagaaaataaatcttcttttctctatgactcataatatATCTTCTTCCTTCCCTAAATTTGTGCGGCTCCTGCGTATACTTCCCCACCATCACTACCACTGTCGCTACGCGCCTCAAAATATCTTCACCATCTCCGCCGCCATCTATCTCCGCCGTACTATGGCAACCGCCGTTGACCCATCCAATACTCGTCTGGGATGGATCGGTACCGGAGTAATGGGCCGCTCTATGTGTGCGCACCTGATTAACGCCGGTTACACTCTCACTGTCTTCACTCGGACACCATCCAAGGCCCAGGAACTTATCTCCATGGGAGCTCACTGGGTTGACACTCCAAAGGCCGTCGCTTCCCAATCCGACGTCGTTTTCTCTATCGTTGGCTACCCTTCTGACGTTCGCCAGGTAATCCTCGATTCAAACTCCGGCGCTCTTTCCGGTCTTCGCAGAGGCGGCGTCATCATAGATATGACTACTTCCGAACCTTCCCTAGCTGTTGAAATTCACTCCGCAGCCTCTGCCGCTGGCTGCTCCTCCATTGATGCCCCCGTTTCTGGAGGCGATCGCGGAGCTCGGAGTGCTTCTTTATCCATCTTTGCCGGTGGAGAGGAATCTGTTGTCCAAAGGCTTAATCCATTGTTTAACCTTCTCGGCAAAGTTTATTACATGGGTGCCCCTGGAAAAGGGCAGTTCACAAAATTGGGAAACCAAGTAGTTATTGCTTCCTCTATGGTGGGACTATGCGAGGGCTTAATTTACGCCCATAAAGCTGGTTTGGATTTGAATCAGTTTTTGAATGCCATTTCAACAGGTGCTGCTGGCTCAAAATCATTAGACTTGTATGGGAGTAGGATACTTAGTAGGGATTTGGAACCTGGATTTTATGTGAATCATTTCGTCAAGGATTTGGGAATATGTTTGAGAGAATGCCAGAATATGGGTCTCGCTTTGCCTGGGCTGGCGTTGGCTCAGCAGCTCTATCTCTCGCTTAAAGCTCACGGTGAGGGTGATTTGGGAACCCAAGCTCTCATTCTAGCGCTTGAGAGGATTAACAATTTGTCCCTTCAATCTGATGCTTCTGCTATTGGCAAACCTTAG
- the LOC129883978 gene encoding receptor-like protein EIX2: MACWKVLVTVLVFFLQSLPLLVSVEANRTASLPLTNITEAKVRCIESERNGLLRFKKSLTDPSDRLASWIGKECCIWKGVSCDIQTGNVISLDLKDTSGNCYQKKKGYLISGNSSCLGGKISPALLDLQHLEHLDLGGNDFQGLATPTFLGSLEKLQYLNLSRSSLVGIPPSFGNLSNLRYLSLGAYSYPYTTVERSWIKDLNWVSGLSSLKYLDLSYLNLSSATHWLESFNKLPSLVTLSLQDCNLHHLPYSFPNWNMTSLSYLYLSRNNFVNPVLPKWLSNATTLETLDIAINNIEGPISNVEWGKFCNLRDLYLTQNKLHGDISGVVEGLSGCSNTTLEFLGLAGNRLTGQFPNSLGHLKNLRMISISFNQISGTIPTSIEQLSKLEILDLGQNQLKGALPESIFNLTELTQLFLATNDWEGNLTQNDFARLHQLKFLAISCGERFAVKLSSEWIPPFSLTYIEIRKCGLGSKLPTWLKTQKQLRTITLSNDSISDPIPLWLWTMCSQLQFLDLSGNEIGGNLPRLVNFPSSQIRTVDFYSSYSDGVVVDLSSNSFHGLLPLWPNVTHLNLANNLFSGLIPINIGHVMSKLQVIDLSGNTFTGSIPYSITRVKQLMRLDLSENHLSGKIPDWWDDLQQLHVIDLSGNNLSGGIPPSLCSSPSLFWLRLSRNNLIGELPKSLSNCKSLLTLDIGENKINGTIPEWFGESVLSLQKLSMTDNMIGGHIPPQLCQLFDLQILDLSHNNLTGSIPSCLGNLRGLKSVKFYKWHPNYYYFNYVFTPKMVLIKKGTRMTYTSTLDQVNLIDLSFNNLHGEIPDEITGLSALGTLNLSWNQLSGGIPEDIGSMQQLETLDLSSNHLSGSIPLSMTSITTLSYLNLSYNNLGGPIPSKNQFGTFINPSSFEGNPELSGKPLITDCSPPRKREMNEKIEDDDDDERQWFLMSAGIGFVVTFLVTFSSLTIKESWGYSYFNFVEELGESIIRIFTLNIVHVMTKLKVLDLSGNAFTGSIPYCITRVKQLLRLDLSDNHLPGKIPDWWYKSQLATTSLLWLT, encoded by the exons ATCAGAAGAAAAAGGGATATCTGATTTCTGGCAATTCATCATGCTTGGGTGGCAAGATAAGTCCTGCTTTACTTGACTTGCAACATTTAGAGCATTTAGACCTAGGTGGAAATGACTTCCAAGGACTTGCCACTCCTACTTTCTTGGGTTCTCTTGAAAAATTACAATACCTCAACCTCAGTCGTTCATCCCTCGTTGGTATTCCTCCTTCATTTGGGAATCTGTCAAATTTACGATATTTAAGCCTAGGTGCATATTCCTATCCTTACACTACTGTTGAAAGAAGTTGGATCAAAGATTTGAATTGGGTTTCTGGTTTGTCCTCTTTGAAGTATCTTGATCTTTCTTATCTGAACCTTTCTTCGGCAACACATTGGCTCGAGTCTTTTAATAAGCTGCCATCTTTAGTGACTCTCAGTTTGCAAGACTGTAATCTTCACCATCTCCCTTACTCCTTTCCCAACTGGAATATGACTTCCCTTTCTTATCTCTACCTTTCAAGAAATAACTTTGTTAATCCCGTGTTGCCTAAATGGTTGTCTAATGCCACCACCCTTGAGACACTTGATATAGCAATCAACAACATTGAAGGCCCAATATCCAATGTTGAGTGGGGTAAATTCTGTAATCTGCGGGATTTGTATCTAACACAGAATAAACTTCACGGAGACATAAGTGGAGTAGTGGAAGGATTGTCTGGCTGCAGCAACACGACCCTAGAGTTCTTAGGCCTTGCTGGAAACCGGTTGACAGGGCAGTTTCCAAATTCATTAGGACATTTGAAGAACTTAAGGATGATTAGTATATCTTTTAACCAGATATCTGGCACGATTCCCACATCTATTGAGCAGCTGTCAaagttggaaattttggactTGGGACAAAACCAACTGAAGGGAGCCTTACCTGAAAGCATATTTAATCTCACTGAATTAACTCAGTTATTCCTTGCAACAAATGATTGGGAAGGCAATCTTACACAAAATGACTTTGCAAGACTCCATCAACTGAAGTTTTTAGCCATATCATGTGGAGAAAGGTTTGCTGTCAAATTGAGCAGTGAATGGATTCCTCCATTTAGCCTCACATATATTGAGATAAGAAAATGCGGTTTGGGCTCCAAGTTACCGACATGGCTGAAAACTCAAAAGCAGCTTCGCACTATTACTCTCTCCAATGACTCCATTTCAGATCCTATACCTCTTTGGCTTTGGACAATGTGCTCACAATTGCAGTTTCTAGATCTATCAGGTAACGAGATTGGTGGAAATCTTCCAAGGTTAGTAAATTTTCCGTCATCCCAAATCCGGACAGTGGACTTCTATTCTAGTTACAGTGATGGTGTTGTGGTGGACTTAAGTTCCAATAGCTTCCATGGTTTGTTACCTCTTTGGCCAAATGTAACACATTTGAATCTTGCAAACAACCTGTTTTCAGGATTAATTCCCATAAACATTGGCCATGTGATGAGTAAACTCCAAGTTATAGATCTTTCTGGAAATACATTTACAGGATCTATACCATATTCAATAACAAGAGTGAAGCAGCTAATGAGATTGGACCTTTCAGAAAATCATTTGTCCGGAAAGATCCCTGACTGGTGGGATGATTTGCAACAACTTCATGTCATAGATTTGTCGGGGAATAATCTTTCAGGTGGTATTCCTCCTTCATTATGTTCATCACCTTCACTTTTTTGGTTGAGATTGAGTCGCAATAACCTCATTGGAGAACTTCCAAAATCGTTAAGCAACTGCAAAAGCTTGCTTACACTTGATATCGGAGAGAACAAAATCAATGGCACCATACCCGAGTGGTTCGGAGAAAGTGTATTATCTTTGCAGAAGCTTAGCATGACAGACAACATGATTGGTGGACACATTCCACCACAACTTTGCCAACTCTTTGACcttcaaattcttgatcttTCCCATAACAATTTGACAGGTTCTATCCCTTCCTGCTTAGGAAATTTGAGAGGTCTTAAGTCGGTGAAATTTTACAAGTGGCATCCCAATTACTACTATTTCAACTATGTTTTTACGCCCAAGATGGTGTTGATTAAGAAGGGAACAAGGATGACATACACCTCTACCTTAGATCAAGTGAATCTTATTGATCTTTCTTTCAACAATCTTCATGGTGAAATCCCGGATGAGATTACAGGTCTGTCAGCCTTGGGCACTCTGAATTTATCTTGGAACCAATTATCAGGAGGAATTCCAGAGGACATAGGGAGCATGCAGCAATTGGAGACACTAGACCTTTCATCTAACCATCTCTCTGGTTCTATCCCATTGAGCATGACTTCCATCACCACACTGAGCTATCTTAACTTGTCATATAACAACCTTGGTGGCCCTATCCCATCAAAAAACCAATTTGGAACCTTCATTAATCCTTCAAGTTTTGAAGGTAATCCAGAACTCAGTGGGAAACCATTGATTACAGATTGTTCTCCACCAAGAAAAAGAGAAATGAATGAGAAAattgaagatgatgatgatgatgaaagaCAGTGGTTTTTGATGAGCGCAGGAATAGGATTTGTTGTAACATTTTTGGTGACTTTTAGCAGCTTGACGATAAAGGAGTCTTGGGGATATAGTTACTTCAATTTCGTGGAGGAACTTGGAGAAAGCATTATCAG GATATTTACCTTAAATATTGTTCATGTGATGACAAAACTCAAAGTTTTAGATCTCTCTGGAAATGCTTTTACAGGATCAATACCATATTGCATAACAAGAGTGAAGCAGCTATTGAGATTGGACCTTTCAGACAATCATTTGCCTGGAAAGATCCCTGATTGGTGGTATAAATCGCAATTAGCAACTACTTCACTTTTGTGGTTGACATAG